The Anas platyrhynchos isolate ZD024472 breed Pekin duck chromosome 3, IASCAAS_PekinDuck_T2T, whole genome shotgun sequence genome includes a window with the following:
- the LOC101801789 gene encoding heme-binding protein 1 — protein sequence MARIRLEDLDGLGEEEEEGDEGGGGEAEEEEEDEEERGRLFAHWEVVASTHRVSLPPDMAGPIVQMNRHSQAREPVPHVALSRHGKCEEAAYEERHYPAGKWACVTKGEPLYEQSISLSFMKLMRYICKENSVGRYLGMTVPVLNEIHLNEEGTELEREVLTAYYLPGQFQQNPPVPMDPEIHITERAPLRVITRVFYGITTEETILREIGLFWELLGSTDAVLRETYIVATYQNPSVPQRRNEIWFIRRAE from the exons atggCGCGGATCAGGCTGGAGGACCTGGACGGgctgggcgaggaggaggaggagggggatgaaggcggggggggggaggccgaggaggaggaggaggacgaggaggagcgGGGCCGGCTGTTTGCGCACTGGGAGGTCGTGGCCAGCACGCACCGGGTGAGCCTGCCCCCAG ACATGGCTGGCCCCATCGTCCAGATGAACCGGCACAGCCAGGCGCGGGAGCCTGTGCCCCACGTCGCCCTGTCGCGACATGGCAAG TGCGAGGAGGCGGCCTACGAGGAGCGGCACTACCCGGCCGGCAAGTGGGCGTGCGTCACCAAGGGGGAGCCCCTCTACGAGCAGAGCATCTCCCTCAGCTTCATGAAGCTGATGCGCTACATCTGCAAGGAGAACTCtgtag GGCGCTACCTGGGCATGACGGTGCCGGTGCTCAACGAAATCCACCTGAacgaggaggggacagagctggAGCGCGAGGTCCTGACCGCCTATTACCTCCCGGGGCAGTTCCAGCAAAACCCTCCCGTCCCCATGGACCCCGAGATCCACATCACCGAGAGGGCGCCGCTCCGGGTGATAACCAG GGTTTTCTACGGGATAACCACCGAGGAGACGATTCTGCGGGAGATCGGGCTCTTCTGGGAGCTCCTGGGCTCCACGGACGCCGTGCTCCGAGAAACCTACATCGTGGCCACCTACCAGAACCCCAGCGTCCCGCAGCGCCGCAACGAGATCTGGTTCATCCGACGGGCCGAGTGA